One Deinococcus misasensis DSM 22328 DNA window includes the following coding sequences:
- a CDS encoding protein-tyrosine phosphatase family protein: MTATIPPILAPHVPGTRIHMTFAPGKKGNGAWSGIVHNRDLGQDLTRLRDVYGTTHLITLMEDFELRQWHIPDLSAETRQHGLHHLHFPIVDGSIPDDVPAFREFVQQLKELYQQGATFTIHCLGGLGRTGLLAAILLQELHGFEPAQSVKAVREARPGTIERDEQEVFVLNWKPVP; the protein is encoded by the coding sequence ATGACAGCGACCATTCCACCCATCCTCGCACCCCATGTTCCAGGCACCCGGATTCACATGACTTTTGCTCCCGGCAAGAAAGGCAACGGGGCATGGTCTGGCATCGTGCACAACCGCGACCTTGGACAGGACCTGACCCGTTTGCGTGATGTGTATGGCACCACCCACCTGATCACCCTGATGGAAGACTTCGAACTCCGGCAGTGGCACATTCCAGATCTTTCAGCAGAAACCCGCCAGCACGGACTGCACCACCTGCATTTCCCGATTGTGGATGGCAGCATTCCTGACGATGTCCCAGCTTTCCGGGAGTTTGTGCAACAGTTAAAGGAGCTTTACCAGCAAGGGGCCACCTTCACCATTCACTGTCTGGGTGGACTGGGGCGCACCGGGTTGCTGGCGGCCATCTTGCTGCAGGAACTCCATGGCTTTGAACCTGCCCAGAGTGTCAAGGCCGTTCGGGAAGCCAGGCCCGGGACGATTGAGCGGGATGAACAGGAAGTCTTTGTGCTGAACTGGAAACCGGTTCCCTGA